A window of Marinobacter salarius contains these coding sequences:
- a CDS encoding helix-turn-helix domain-containing protein, whose protein sequence is MASLVTPLLKKAAAVASTSPAGWKEDCLLNAVLSLLQPLFTQTRDRSKEYHSIYLQKAMTFIERNLNDSAIDAQVVANHLGISSRHLQRIFKTLDTSFSRLVREHRLSACASDLANPKLIHLDVTSIAFHWGFKDCAHFSRVFKDYYGLSPSQYRVKKATLS, encoded by the coding sequence ATGGCCTCTCTGGTAACTCCGTTGTTGAAAAAAGCCGCCGCTGTTGCAAGCACCAGCCCGGCTGGATGGAAAGAGGACTGTTTGCTCAATGCTGTTCTCAGCCTGTTGCAGCCACTATTTACTCAAACTCGTGACCGCTCAAAGGAATATCATTCGATTTATCTGCAAAAAGCTATGACATTTATTGAGCGTAATCTTAATGATAGTGCGATCGACGCACAGGTTGTGGCGAACCACTTGGGAATCTCGTCGCGGCACCTTCAGCGGATATTCAAAACCCTTGATACGTCCTTCAGCCGCCTGGTCCGCGAACATCGTCTGAGTGCTTGTGCTAGTGACCTTGCCAATCCCAAGCTAATACACCTTGACGTTACCTCCATCGCATTTCACTGGGGCTTTAAGGATTGCGCTCACTTCAGCCGTGTATTCAAAGATTATTACGGTTTATCTCCTTCCCAATACCGGGTCAAAAAGGCCACGCTCTCCTGA
- a CDS encoding IS5 family transposase has translation MDQMTFSEAEYQNKKRKTRREIFLERMDKLIPWKQLEKKVARYYPKGQNGRPPYPLSAMLRVHCMQLFYNLSDPAMEDALYEIESMRRFAGLRLADRLPDETTILNFRHFLERHGLAKVLFKEVNKHLEKNGLMLREGSIVDATIISAPSSTKNKAGQRDPEMHQTKKGNEWHFGMKMHIGVDDTLGLIHSIETTAANVHDIVPTGKLLHGDEQRVFGDAGYLGIQKREEHKHRDNVSWFIAKRPGTRKTLPANKLKAEKIKASVRAKVEHPFRYIKQVFGYGKVRYRGLAKNNNRLHLLAAFSNLLMGEKYILA, from the coding sequence ATGGATCAGATGACCTTCTCCGAAGCTGAGTACCAGAACAAGAAGCGCAAGACCCGCCGCGAGATCTTTCTGGAACGGATGGACAAGCTGATTCCCTGGAAGCAATTGGAGAAGAAGGTAGCCCGCTATTACCCCAAGGGCCAGAACGGCCGGCCTCCCTATCCGCTGTCTGCCATGCTCCGGGTCCACTGCATGCAGTTGTTCTATAACCTGAGCGATCCGGCCATGGAAGATGCCTTGTACGAGATCGAATCCATGCGGCGCTTCGCCGGCCTGAGACTTGCGGACCGGCTGCCAGACGAAACCACGATTCTCAACTTCCGGCATTTCCTGGAGCGCCACGGCCTTGCCAAGGTCCTGTTCAAGGAAGTGAACAAGCATTTGGAGAAAAATGGCCTGATGCTGCGTGAAGGCAGCATTGTTGACGCCACCATTATCTCCGCCCCCAGCTCCACCAAGAACAAGGCTGGCCAACGTGATCCGGAAATGCACCAGACCAAGAAGGGCAACGAATGGCATTTCGGGATGAAAATGCACATCGGTGTCGACGACACGCTGGGGCTGATTCACAGCATTGAGACCACTGCCGCCAACGTTCACGACATCGTGCCCACCGGTAAGCTGCTGCACGGTGACGAACAACGCGTCTTTGGTGATGCCGGTTACCTTGGCATTCAAAAGCGGGAAGAGCATAAGCACCGTGACAACGTATCCTGGTTCATCGCCAAACGACCCGGCACCCGGAAGACGCTGCCCGCCAACAAACTGAAAGCCGAGAAAATCAAAGCCAGTGTTCGCGCCAAGGTGGAGCATCCCTTCCGGTACATCAAACAGGTCTTTGGTTACGGCAAAGTCCGCTATCGCGGCCTGGCCAAGAACAACAACCGGCTGCACCTGCTGGCGGCATTCAGCAACCTGCTGATGGGTGAAAAATACATACTGGCGTAG